The genomic interval GCGGCGATCCGAACGGAAAGGGGTACGCCGGGGTCACCCGGCCGCGGTCGGCTCCGGCGGCCTCTCGGCCGCGACGGCGATCGTGCCCTGGGCCACCGCGCAGAGCGTCTCCACCCCTTCGGCGTCCACCATCAGCAGATCGCAGCGGCAGACGACCCGGGTACGGCCGGGGCGGACTACCTGGGCCCGCGCGCGCAGCGCCTCGCCCCGGGCCGGGCGCAGATAGTCGATGGTGAAGCCGGCGGTCAGGACGGACGGGCCGACGGCCGCGCCCGCCGCGAAGGTGAGGGCGTTGTCGGCCGCGTAGCTCAGGACGCCGCCGTGGACGAAGCCGTTCTGCTGGCGCAGCTCGTCCCGTACGTCCAGCTCCAGGACCGCCGCCCCGTCGCCGAAGGCCGTCAGCCGCGCGCCCAGCAGGACGCTGAAGGGCTGGGCATCCAGAATCTGCTGCCCGAACGCGAGTTGCGAGGCGTGTGCCTCCATGCTTCACCTCTCATCCCTGTTGCGGTGAGCGTCGCCTCCCGGGAACCGATCCGTCAACATCGGCCTCTCGGAGCCCCGTCACCACCGGGCCACTACTGTCTGCCGGATGGAGAACACGATCCCCCGGGGCAGTTGGCTCGACGACGACATCTTCCGCGAGCTGGTGCGCGAGGTCACTCCGCTCCGCTTCGGCTCGTGGAGCCTGTCGGATTTCGAGCACGCCACATCGGAGCTGGGCTGGCAACTCCGGGAGCCCAAGGAGGTCGTGGGCCAGGTCTGGCGCAGATTCGCTCCCCGGAAGGGGCCCTGGGGCGGCTACGGCACGGTGATCGCCGACGCCTCGACACCCGAGCAGGTGCGCAAAGTGAACGTACGCGTCGTCGACCTGCCCGCCGAGGACATACGCTCCGCCGCCGGCCTCGTCCGCGCCGCCTGGTGGGTCATGGAGGAGGAGCTGGGCCCGCCCACGATGTGGGGAGGCGACTCGGGCCCGTGGATGCTGTGGCGACTCCCCGGCGCCTGCCTCCTCGTGCACACGCACGACGAGGGCGAGGTGAGCCTCGAACTCCTGCCTCCCGACGCGGACGCCGACGCCGCCGGAAGCGGCTACTCCCGGGGCCGTTGGCGCGCCGCCGAGCAGGCGGGCCTGCCGACCGTGCCGCCCGCTTCCGGCACCACATGGGAAGACGTGGAGAAGCGCCTGGCGGAAACCCTGCGCTCCCTCGACCACGACACCCCGTTCTTCCCCGGTGCATTCATCCTGCACCTCGGATCCGCCGACGATCCGCAGCGCTTCGTCCAGTGCTGGAGCCAGGATTTGGGTCTCGTCATCGAAGCCACCGGCTATCTGCACCAACCGGAGGCGGCCGACCCCGACCGGCTGGCGCGGAGCGGCTGGGACTCCTCCGCCTCGGTCTGGCAACGTCGCTTCCCCGACGCCATGGACGAACCGGCGCACGCCGCGACGGGGGCCCGCATGCTCGTCGAGGAACTGCGGCACCTGGGCGTCGGCCTGGACGACCTCTCCTACGACGGCACCATGACCGGTCGCGGGCGCGGCTTCCACCTCGACCTGCCGGACCTGGGACTCCGCCGCGTCCACCAGCCCGCCGAGTAGGAGCGGATCGACGTCTCCCGATCAACGCTCCGGCCCGGCGTCCG from Streptomyces sp. CA-278952 carries:
- a CDS encoding TY-Chap domain-containing protein encodes the protein MENTIPRGSWLDDDIFRELVREVTPLRFGSWSLSDFEHATSELGWQLREPKEVVGQVWRRFAPRKGPWGGYGTVIADASTPEQVRKVNVRVVDLPAEDIRSAAGLVRAAWWVMEEELGPPTMWGGDSGPWMLWRLPGACLLVHTHDEGEVSLELLPPDADADAAGSGYSRGRWRAAEQAGLPTVPPASGTTWEDVEKRLAETLRSLDHDTPFFPGAFILHLGSADDPQRFVQCWSQDLGLVIEATGYLHQPEAADPDRLARSGWDSSASVWQRRFPDAMDEPAHAATGARMLVEELRHLGVGLDDLSYDGTMTGRGRGFHLDLPDLGLRRVHQPAE
- a CDS encoding PaaI family thioesterase; protein product: MEAHASQLAFGQQILDAQPFSVLLGARLTAFGDGAAVLELDVRDELRQQNGFVHGGVLSYAADNALTFAAGAAVGPSVLTAGFTIDYLRPARGEALRARAQVVRPGRTRVVCRCDLLMVDAEGVETLCAVAQGTIAVAAERPPEPTAAG